GAAGGGCGTCGGGTCGCGCGCCGGAGATGTCGAGCCCGGTGGCGATTTCGAGCAGGTAGCCCTCGGCATCCATCGCGGGATCCACGCTCGGCCAGTTGTGCCGCACGATCACCTCGTGCACCCGGCGTCGGCGGGCGGCGGCCCATCCGGCGCCCGCGGTCAGGGCGACGGCCGCATGTCCGCCGGCATCCTCGTACGACAGCGTGTGGTTGTCGAACGCTGGCGTGATGCCGAGATCGTGGAGCAGGGCGGCGACGTACAGGAGCTCGTGATCGATGTCGGGGAAGCCCTCGACGGCGGCGAAGGCCTCGGCCCACAGCCACGAGCGCAGCGCGTGATTCGTCAGCGACGCCGTCTGATACTCACGAGCGATCTCGAGCGCGCCGCGGGCGGCGAGCGTGTCGGGAGGGGAGAAGTCCGCGAGGTGCATGGTCCCAGTGTGGAAGGCCGCGGATGCCACGGGCGAGCGCCCGACGGACGACTCCCGCACGGTTTCTGCCACTGACGTGCCGTTGCCGGAGAAGTTTTCCGGTGCGCTCGGCTCTCCGGACCCCTAGGCTGGCGCCGAGAATGCTCGCGTTGAGGACTGGGGGGTCCCTCATGCACCATGTCCTTCGTCGTCTGTTCCCCGCCGGAGCGCCCGACACCGTCGCCGCTGCCGAGCCGTCGTGGCGTCGGCGGACGGTGGCAATCGTCTCGGCCGCCGCTGTCGCCGGAGCGCTGCTGCTGGCGCCGTCGGCGTCGACGCCCGCCTCCGCTGCGGCGCCGGCGTACTTCACACAGGTCGGCTCCGTGCGTTCGGTCGAGTACGCCGGCTACCGCTACTTCTTCGCCAACGACGACCAGCACGGGTTGGAGTTGTGGCGGACGAACGGGACGGCATCCGGCACGTCTCTGTTCATCGACATCAACCCGGGTGATGCCGCCTCTCACGGGCTCTACGCCACCTCGTTGAACAGTGACGCGAACGACAACCACTACCTCCTTCCGACCTCCAACGGCCTCTTCCTCGTCGGTGCGCTGTGCGCCGGGGGCACGTGTTCCAGTGCTTCGCAGTCGAGCCCGGGGCTGTACCGCATCGACGTCGCCCAGAAGAAGGTGACGCTCGTGGCGTCGGGCAAGTACGACCTGCTGGCCAACCTGGGCCGTCGGGTGCTCCTGACCGATTTCCTCGCCGACCACGTCATCGCCTTCGACAGCGCGGATCTCTCGCTCACGCAACTCTCCGGCTACCGTCGTCCGGTCGTCGACGTGCTCCACCGGGAGCACGCCGCCGCCGTGGTGAAGGGGGTCGCCTACTTCCCGGCAGAGGATGCCGACGGCGACCGCGAGCTGTGGAGGTCGGACGGCACACAAGCCGGCACGTCGAGGGTGAAGAACATCCGCGCGTCGTCGAGCTCTTACCCCGCGTACTTCACGGCCGGCACGTCGCGGTTCTACTTCACCGCCGACGACGGCACGAACGGCTACGAGATCTGGACGAGCGACGGCACCAGCTCGGGCACGGTCAGATTGACCAACCACGGCACGGGCACGCAGAGCGTGTCGATCGTGCCCAACGCGCCGAGCCTGGTGACGGTCGGCAACCGTCTCTACTACTACGCGAACACCACGGCGTACGGTGCCGAGCTGTGGACGACCAGCGGAACGCGCGAGTCTGTGAGACTCGTCCGCAACCTCGGTACCGGGAAGACCGGTGCCGGCATCAAGCACATGACGAAGGTGGGGTCGAAGCTCGCCTTCGTTCGGCCGGGTACACGCGGAGACGACGTGTGGGTCACCAACGGAACGAGCAAGGGAACCGTCCGCATCGCATCGGGAACCGATCGCGGGATGACGCCGGGAGCCGCCGCCTACTATCGGGTTCCGCAGAACGAACCCGTGTCGGTGGCGGGTCAGTACATCTACGTCCGCTCCGTCTCCGGCTACCAGGATCTGTGGCAGAGCGGCACGGTCGCGGAGACGACCAAGCGCATCGCTCGGCACCAGGGCACTTCCGGGCGGCCGACGCAGTTGCTGCCCGTCGGCTCGCGGCTCTTCTACACGGTGCCCACGAAGGAAACGACTTTCGCGCCGACGCACTACGTGCCGAAGTTCCTGACCATCACGGCCAAGAAGCCCCCCGCGTCGTTCACCAACGTGACCGCACCGGTCATCAAGGGCACCGCGCGCGTCGGCTCGACGCTCACGGCCAGTGTGACAGCGTGGAAACCCAGCAAGATCACCTACACGTGGCAGTGGTACGCCAACGGCGCCAAGATCTCGAAGGCGACAAGCAAGACCTACAAGATCACGTCGTCCATGAAGGGGAAGGTCATCACGGTCAAGGTCACCGGGAAGAAGTCGGGATACAAGACCACGGTGAAGACCTCCAAGCCCACGAAGAAGGTCGCGGCGAAACCGTAGGCTCCGCATCGGCAGATCCCTGCAGGATCGGTTGCGAGGCCAGAGTCGGGTCGGTCAGGCGAGCATGAGGAAGAGCTTCTCGAGCTCCTCCGTCGTGATGCCGTCGTTCTCGAGTGCGGCGTCGGGGTCGCTGATGCAGTCCTTCATCGCGGTCGAGACGATGGCGAACCCGGCGCGGTCGAGGGCGCTGGACACCGCGGAGAGCTGCGTCACGATCTCCCGGCAGGGGCGTTCGTTCTCTACGGCGGCGATGACGGCATCGAGCTGTCCCCGCGCGCGGCGCAGGCGGTTGAGGATGCGCTTCTGTGCGTCGGCGTCTGTCATGGTCATGAGATCACTCCCGTTCGGTGTCGCTGTCGGTGGGGCGGGCGGGGCGCTGCGGATCAGGCATCCTGCGGCACGGAAGGTGCGGTGAGCACGTCGGACTGGCGCTCGCCGAGCCACGCGCGAAGGGTGAGCATGCCTCCGGAGAGCGACGCGGAGTCGAACCCCGCTTGCGTGAGCACGCGGTGGGCGATCGCCGAACGCACCCCCGACTGGCACGTGACCCGGACAGGACGACCCGCCGCCGCCTCGCGCACCTCGTCGAGGCGCTCGCGCAGCTCCGTGTGAGGGATGTGCAGCGACCCGGGGATCGCGCCGGTGGCGTACTCGGCCGCAGTGCGGACGTCGAGGATCAGCGCGCGGCCCGTCAGGTCGTCGAGCTCCTCGGCGTACCAGAGGGCGAGCGCCCCCGACAGCACGTTCTCGCCGACCATGCCCGTGAGGTTGACGGCATCCTTGGCCTGTCCGTAGGGCGGCGCGTAGGCGAGGTCGAGGTCGATGAGGTCGGTGACGGTCATCCCCGCGCGGAGCGCCGTCGCGAGCACGTCGATGCGCTTGTCGACACCTTCGGTGCCCACCGCCTGTGCCCCGAGGAGAAGTCCGTCGTCGGTGCGGACGTGCACGACGAGGTGGATCTGTGTCGCGCCGGGGAAGTACCCCGCGTGCTGGTTCGGGTGCAGGTGGTGCGTGCGGTACGGGATGCCGGCGGCGTCGAGCGAGGAACGGTTCGCGCCCGTGAGCGCTGCGGCGAGCTCGCCGACCCGCACGATCGCGGTGCCGACCGGGCGGGGCACCGCGCGGGCCAAGCCGGGTCGAAGGATGTCGTCGGCGACGAGACGTCCCGCCCGGTTCGCCGGTCCGGCGAGGGCGACGGGACGACGGATGCCGGTGACCGCGTCGACCGAGACGGTGGCGTCGCCGACCGCCCACACGCCCGCCGCGGAGGTGCGGCCGTGGGCGTCGACGACGATCGCACCGCGTTCGCACGCGATGCCGGCAGCCTCGAACGGTGCCGTGTCGGGGCGGACGCCCACCGAGAGCACGATGAGGTCGGCGGGGATGCGGGTGCCGTCGGTGAGGACGACCGTGTCGGCATCGTCACCGGTCTCGACCGCGGCGGCGCCGACGCCCGCCTGCACGTCGATGCCGAGCCGCCCGAGTTCCTGCGCGACGAGGGAGGCGAGCTCGGTCTCCAGCGGCGGCAGCACGTGGGCCGCCAGCTCGACGACCGTCACCTCGAGGCCCTGGCCCGCGAGCGCCTCGGCCGCTTCCAGGCCGATGAAGCCGGCGCCGAGCACGACGGCGCGCCGTGCGCCGTCGTGCACACGGTCGCGGAGGGCGACGGCGTCGTCCACCGTGCGGAGGGTGCGGACGCGGGGGGAGTCGAGTCCCGGGAGGGGCGGGCGGAGAGCGGTCGCGCCGGGGGAGAGGACGAGGGCGTCGTAGGAGAGCGCGCTCTCGCCGTCGGCCGTGCGCACCGTTACCTGCCTCGCGTCGGTGTCGACCGCCACGACGTCGCTTCCCGTGCGCACGTCGAGCGCGAGCGCGGCCCGCAGCGAGGCGGGCGTCTGGACGAGGAGCTTCTGCTCGTCGGTGATCTCACCGCCGACGAAGTACGGCAGACCGCAGTTCGCGAACGAGACGTGGGCGCCGCGCTCGAGCACGATGATCTCCGCGCTCTCGTCGAGACGGCGCGCGCGTGCCGCGCAGCTCATTCCTCCGGCGACCCCGCCGACGACGACGATCCTCATCGCGAGGCGCTCTCGTCGTGGCCGGGGCAGCGGTCGGCCGCCGCGACACCGGCCAGGGCCTGCTCGACATGCTGGCCGCACCCGGCCCACGTCGCTTTTCCACACGTCTCACACGTCACTCTGCTGCACATGATGCGGCTACTCCTCGTCTTGATACCCCCTGGGGTATAACGAGAATACGCCCGGGGGTATCCCTAGTGCAAATCGACGACCCTTCCACGTCGCGTCCGAGGCGTGGCCTAGGCTCGACCGGTGAGCATCGGAGAGTGGGTCGCGCCGCGGCGACTGGGACGAGACTTCCGGTGGCTGCTCTCCGCGTCCTGGACCAGTAACGTCGGCGACGGGATCGCGCTCGCCGCCTCGCCGCTGCTCATCGCGTCGATGACCGACTCGCCGGTGCTCGTGGCATCCGGGGCCGTGCTGCAGTTCCTGCCGTGGCTCCTGTTCGGACTGCACGCCGGCGCGATCGCCGACCGAGTCGACCGACGCGTGCTGATCATGGTGGCCAACGGCATCCGGGCCCTCGTGCTCGTGGCGCTGTGCGCGTTCCTCGTGACGGGTGTCGCCACCATCTGGATCGTGCTCGTCGTGGCGTTCGTCTACGGCTGCGCGGAGGTGTTCGTCGACACGACCAGCAGCACCCTCCTGCCGATGATGGTGAAGAAGAAGGACCTCGGGATCGGCAACGCGCGCCTTCAGGCGGGGTTCCTCGTCGCGAACCAGTTCGGCGGGCCGCCGCTGGGAGCCTTCCTCTTCGCGCTCGGGTCGTTCTGGCCGTTCGTCGCGCAAGCGGTGTGCGTCGCGCTGGCCGTCGTCCTGATATCTCGAATCGCGACCACGCGGGTGCCGAAGAAGGACGCCGACGTCCCGCGCACCGCCGTGCACACCGACATCCTCGAGGGCATGCGCTGGCTCTGGCGCAACCCGCCCGTGCGCACCCTCGTGATCATCATCCTGACGTTCAACATCACGTGGGCCGCGCCCTGGGGCGTGCTCGTGCTGTACGCGACCGACTACCTGCAGATGGGGCCGGTCGGCTACGGCGCCCTGACGACGGCATCGGCGATCGGCGGCCTGCTGTCGACGTTGAGCTTCGGCTGGCTCGAACGCCGCTTCTCGTTCCGCTTCCTCATGCGCGTCTGCCTGAGTGCGGAAGTGCTCATGCACCTCGCCTTCGCCCTCACGACGTCGGGCGCGGTCGCGTTCGTCATCATGTTCGCCTTCGGCGCGTACGCGTTCGTGTGGGGAACCATCTCCACGACAGTGCGTCAGCGCCTCGTGCCCCACGAGCTCCAGGGACGCATCGCGTCGGTCAACATGGTCGGGGTGTTCGGCGGCCTCGTGATCGGTCAGGCGCTCGGTGGCGTGATCGCGCAGGTGTGGGGTCTCACCGCGCCCTGGTGGTTCGCCTTCGTCGGGGCGGCCCTCACCCTGCTCCTCGTGTGGCGTCCGATCGCGCACATCGCCGCCGCGCGTCCTACCGAAGACGAGGACGACGCGGCGGCGACGTGAGCCAGAAGAGCCCCCGCGGGCGGGCGATCAGACGCGCGCGACGGGTGCCTGCAGCTCGGTGAGCCAGTCGGGCCCGGGCTCGTGGCCGTCGGCCTCCAGGTACACCTCGCGGCAGGCGCCGATGACCTGGTAGCCGTCGGCGACGATCTGCTCCATGAGTCGTGACCACGCCTCGCCGATGCCGCTCATGTCGCCGCGATGCTGCAGGGTCGCTGCTGTCTCGAACGCCGGCAGCTCGACGACGTCGTAACCCTCGCCGGCCACCGGCTCGGCCTCCGCGACGTAGGACACGTGCACGCCGACGCCGTCCTCGTTCTGCGCGTCGTACCAGAAGATGCCGGGCTCGATCAGCGGGCGCCCCGCGGCCTCCAGCGCCGCATCGAGCCGCCCGATCAGCGGGCCGATCAGCGGACCGATGTTCTCGTTGCCCATCCCCTGCGCGACGCCGTGCGCGGCGTAGACGGTGACGGGGGAGAGGGAGGTGTAGATGACATCCGACATGGTGGTTCCTTCCAGAAGGCGAAGACGCCGCTCGATCCGGGCGATGCGCTGCCGGTCCTCGGTGACGGATGCCACGAGGTCGCGGTGGCGCTCGACCAGCACGGAACGCAGCGCGGCATCCGGGTCTTCCGCCCCGGCGAGCACCGCGATACGTTCCAGCCCGACGCCCAACTCCCGCAACTCCGCGATGCGCAGCAGCAGCGGCAGCTGGTCGATCGCATAGAGGCGGTAGCCGGTGCGCGCGTCGACCTGCGCCGGTGCGAGCAGGCCGATGGCGTCGTAGTGACGCAGCATCCGCACGCTCACCCGTCCCAGGGCGGCGAACTCTCCGATGGTGTACATGATGTCGATCACTGTCGACCATGACACAGTGTGAGGGTCAAATGGCGTTCAGCGCGGCATCCAGTTCCGCCATGATGGCTGCGCACCGCTCGACGTCTTCTCTCGTGCCCGACAGTTCGAACTCGAACAGGATCGGTCGGCCCGACCGCTGAGCGAGGCGCCGCGCCGCCGCCTGGTAGTAGATGCCGAAGTTCCGGTTGCCGGATCCGATGATCCCGATAAGTCGCCGGCGATTCATCGGCGACTTCAGGAAGCTCCGCACTCCCGCGGGCAGCGTCACCTCGTTCGCGTTGCCGGCCTTGTATGACGGCGTCAGGAGCACCCACGGTCCGGTAGCTTCGGTGCGACGCACTTTCGGGTCGGCGAGATTGAACACGGGGCGCGCGTCGGTGCGCGCCAGGCTCTCCGCGAACCGCCCGGTCAGATTCGATGAGGACGAGTAGTAGTAGAGCGGAACCTTCGCCATGACCTCAGTGTGATCCGCAGCGCTCGCTCCCGCCCGCGCGATCGACGTGGATAACCGGATGCCGCGGCATCCGATTTATTCACACCCCCTACCCCCTTGTGTGGTCAGACCACACGCGTGATAATGAGAACACAAGGGCGGGGAACCATCCCGACCCGAATCAGCAAGGGTGCGGATGCAGCATCCGCGCCGGGTAGGAGACCCACAATGTCAACGTCGATCGATGCTCTGGTCGAACGGGCGCAGGTCGCCCTGGCGGAGTACGCATCATTCACCCAGGAGCAGGTCGACCACATCGTCCGCAAGGCGTCTGTGGCCGCGCTCCACCACCACGGCGACCTCGCCGTCATGGCCGTCGAGGAGACCGGTCGTGGTCTGTTCGAGGACAAGGCCGTGAAGAACATGTTCGCGTGCGAGCACGTGACCAACTCGATCATCAACCAGAAGACGGTGGGCGTGATCTCGCACGACGAGCTCACCGGCATCACTGAGATCGCCGACCCCGTCGGTGTCGTCTGCGCGCTGACCCCCGTCACGAACCCCACCTCGACCGCGATCTTCAAGTCGCTCATCGCCCTGAAGACGCGCAACCCCATCGTCTTCGGGTTCCACCCGTCGGCGCAGAAGTGCTCCGTCGAGGCGGCGCGCATCGTGCGTGACGCGGCCGTCGCCGCCGGCGCCCCTGCGAACTGCATCCAGTGGATCGAAGAGCCCTCCATGGAGGCCTCGGGCGAGCTCATGAACCACCCGGGCGTCGCTCTCATCCTCGCGACCGGCGGCAACGCCATGGTGCGCGCCGCGTACTCGTGCGGCAAGCCGGCTCTCGGCGTCGGTGCGGGCAACGTCCCCGCCTTCATCGAGCGCACCGCCAAGGTGGGTCGCGCCGTCAACGACATCGTCCTGTCGAAGTCGTTCGACATGGGCATGGTGTGTGCAAGCGAGCAGGCCGTCATCCTCGACGAGCCGATCGCCGAGGAAGCCCTCGCCGAGTTCGCCCGTCTCCACGCCTACCGGGCCACGCCGGCCGAGAAGAAGATGCTCGAGGAGTTCATCTTCGGTGTCGCCGCCGACAGCGTGAACTGCGCCGACGCGAAGCTCAACCCGCGTGTGGTGGGTCAGTCGCCCCAGTGGATCGCCGAGCAGGCCGGGTTCACCGTTCCCGAGGACACCTCGATCATCCTCGCCGACGTCTCCGGGGTCGGACCCCACGAGCCGCTCACGCGCGAGAAGCTCGCCCCCGTGCTCGCGGTGCTCCGCGCGGCGACCCCCGACGAGGGCATCGACCTCGCCCGCCAGATGGTCGACTTCGACGGTCTCGGCCACTCGGGCGCGATCCACTCCAACGACCAGGCCGTCATCGCCAAGTTCGGCGAGGTCGTCCGGGCCGTGCGCATCATCGAGAACAGCCCGTCGGCGCTCGGCGGCATCGGTGACATCTACAACGCCTTCATGCCCTCGCTGACCCTCGGCTGCGGCTCCTACGGACACAACTCGGTCTCCAACAACGTCTCGGCGGTGAACCTCTTGAACGTCAAGCGCATCGGGCGTCGCAACAACAACCTGCAGTGGTTCAAGATCCCCGCCAAGACCTATTTCGAGCCCCACGCGATCCGCTACCTCGCCGACATGCGCGGTGTCGAGCGCGTCACGATCGTCACCGACGAGACCATGACCAAGCTCGGCTACGTCGACAAGATCATGGACGTGCTCAACCGCCGCGAGAACCGCGTGCAGGTGCAGCTGCTCAACCAGGTGCGTCCCGAGCCGAAGGTGTCGGAGGTGCGCGCCGGTGCCGAGGCGATGCGCCAGTTCCAGCCCGACACGATCATCGCGCTCGGCGGCGGCTCCCCGATGGACGCCTCGAAGGTCATGTGGCTGCTGTACGAGAACCCGGGCATCGAGTTCTCCGACATGCGCGAGAAGTTCTTCGACGTCCGCAAGCGCGCCTTCACCTTCCCGGAGATGGGCAAGCTCGCCAAGCTCGTGTGCATCCCGACCACGTCGGGCACCGGCTCCGAGATGACGCCGTTCGCGGTGATCACCGACGACGAGTCGGGGATGAAGTACCCGCTCGCCGACTACGCGCTCACCCCGTCCGTCGCGATCATCGACCCCGAACTCACCAAGGTGCTCCCGGGCTTCCTCGTCGCCGACGCCGGATTCGACGCTCTCACGCACGCCACCGAGGCGTACGTGTCGGTCTACGCGAACGACTACACCGACGGCCTGTGCCTCCACGCGATCAAGCTGATCTTCGAGAACATCGAGAAGAGCGCGAAGGCGCAGCCGAACTCGACGGATGCCGCGGAGCTGAAGGCCCGGGAGAAGATGCACAACGCGGCATCCATCGCGGGCATGGCCTTCGGCAACGCGTTCCTCGGGATCGTGCACGCCATGGCCCACGTGACGGGCGCGACCTATCACCTGATCCACGGGCGCACGAACGCCGTCTACCTCCCGCACGTCATCCGCTACAACGGGCGCATCCCCACGAAGCTGACGAGCTGGCCGAAGTACGAGCGGTACATCGCC
This genomic window from Candidatus Microbacterium phytovorans contains:
- a CDS encoding HD domain-containing protein, with product MHLADFSPPDTLAARGALEIAREYQTASLTNHALRSWLWAEAFAAVEGFPDIDHELLYVAALLHDLGITPAFDNHTLSYEDAGGHAAVALTAGAGWAAARRRRVHEVIVRHNWPSVDPAMDAEGYLLEIATGLDISGARPDALPEGFRREVLTAHPRGALAAEFGACVVDQAARKPDTQARRLVDGGLVAKLAANPLERL
- a CDS encoding metal-sensitive transcriptional regulator encodes the protein MTMTDADAQKRILNRLRRARGQLDAVIAAVENERPCREIVTQLSAVSSALDRAGFAIVSTAMKDCISDPDAALENDGITTEELEKLFLMLA
- a CDS encoding FAD-dependent oxidoreductase; this encodes MRIVVVGGVAGGMSCAARARRLDESAEIIVLERGAHVSFANCGLPYFVGGEITDEQKLLVQTPASLRAALALDVRTGSDVVAVDTDARQVTVRTADGESALSYDALVLSPGATALRPPLPGLDSPRVRTLRTVDDAVALRDRVHDGARRAVVLGAGFIGLEAAEALAGQGLEVTVVELAAHVLPPLETELASLVAQELGRLGIDVQAGVGAAAVETGDDADTVVLTDGTRIPADLIVLSVGVRPDTAPFEAAGIACERGAIVVDAHGRTSAAGVWAVGDATVSVDAVTGIRRPVALAGPANRAGRLVADDILRPGLARAVPRPVGTAIVRVGELAAALTGANRSSLDAAGIPYRTHHLHPNQHAGYFPGATQIHLVVHVRTDDGLLLGAQAVGTEGVDKRIDVLATALRAGMTVTDLIDLDLAYAPPYGQAKDAVNLTGMVGENVLSGALALWYAEELDDLTGRALILDVRTAAEYATGAIPGSLHIPHTELRERLDEVREAAAGRPVRVTCQSGVRSAIAHRVLTQAGFDSASLSGGMLTLRAWLGERQSDVLTAPSVPQDA
- a CDS encoding MFS transporter → MSIGEWVAPRRLGRDFRWLLSASWTSNVGDGIALAASPLLIASMTDSPVLVASGAVLQFLPWLLFGLHAGAIADRVDRRVLIMVANGIRALVLVALCAFLVTGVATIWIVLVVAFVYGCAEVFVDTTSSTLLPMMVKKKDLGIGNARLQAGFLVANQFGGPPLGAFLFALGSFWPFVAQAVCVALAVVLISRIATTRVPKKDADVPRTAVHTDILEGMRWLWRNPPVRTLVIIILTFNITWAAPWGVLVLYATDYLQMGPVGYGALTTASAIGGLLSTLSFGWLERRFSFRFLMRVCLSAEVLMHLAFALTTSGAVAFVIMFAFGAYAFVWGTISTTVRQRLVPHELQGRIASVNMVGVFGGLVIGQALGGVIAQVWGLTAPWWFAFVGAALTLLLVWRPIAHIAAARPTEDEDDAAAT
- a CDS encoding MerR family DNA-binding transcriptional regulator, translating into MYTIGEFAALGRVSVRMLRHYDAIGLLAPAQVDARTGYRLYAIDQLPLLLRIAELRELGVGLERIAVLAGAEDPDAALRSVLVERHRDLVASVTEDRQRIARIERRLRLLEGTTMSDVIYTSLSPVTVYAAHGVAQGMGNENIGPLIGPLIGRLDAALEAAGRPLIEPGIFWYDAQNEDGVGVHVSYVAEAEPVAGEGYDVVELPAFETAATLQHRGDMSGIGEAWSRLMEQIVADGYQVIGACREVYLEADGHEPGPDWLTELQAPVARV
- the nrdI gene encoding class Ib ribonucleoside-diphosphate reductase assembly flavoprotein NrdI: MAKVPLYYYSSSSNLTGRFAESLARTDARPVFNLADPKVRRTEATGPWVLLTPSYKAGNANEVTLPAGVRSFLKSPMNRRRLIGIIGSGNRNFGIYYQAAARRLAQRSGRPILFEFELSGTREDVERCAAIMAELDAALNAI
- the adhE gene encoding bifunctional acetaldehyde-CoA/alcohol dehydrogenase; this translates as MSTSIDALVERAQVALAEYASFTQEQVDHIVRKASVAALHHHGDLAVMAVEETGRGLFEDKAVKNMFACEHVTNSIINQKTVGVISHDELTGITEIADPVGVVCALTPVTNPTSTAIFKSLIALKTRNPIVFGFHPSAQKCSVEAARIVRDAAVAAGAPANCIQWIEEPSMEASGELMNHPGVALILATGGNAMVRAAYSCGKPALGVGAGNVPAFIERTAKVGRAVNDIVLSKSFDMGMVCASEQAVILDEPIAEEALAEFARLHAYRATPAEKKMLEEFIFGVAADSVNCADAKLNPRVVGQSPQWIAEQAGFTVPEDTSIILADVSGVGPHEPLTREKLAPVLAVLRAATPDEGIDLARQMVDFDGLGHSGAIHSNDQAVIAKFGEVVRAVRIIENSPSALGGIGDIYNAFMPSLTLGCGSYGHNSVSNNVSAVNLLNVKRIGRRNNNLQWFKIPAKTYFEPHAIRYLADMRGVERVTIVTDETMTKLGYVDKIMDVLNRRENRVQVQLLNQVRPEPKVSEVRAGAEAMRQFQPDTIIALGGGSPMDASKVMWLLYENPGIEFSDMREKFFDVRKRAFTFPEMGKLAKLVCIPTTSGTGSEMTPFAVITDDESGMKYPLADYALTPSVAIIDPELTKVLPGFLVADAGFDALTHATEAYVSVYANDYTDGLCLHAIKLIFENIEKSAKAQPNSTDAAELKAREKMHNAASIAGMAFGNAFLGIVHAMAHVTGATYHLIHGRTNAVYLPHVIRYNGRIPTKLTSWPKYERYIAPERFQEIAAHLGLPASTPEEGVESYARAVEELRDRVGIERSFQQQGVDETAFIAGLHDLAMAAYGDQCAPANPRMPMIADMKTLMEAAYYGTSFDEVRAQRTGAHAESDAVTGTIKTAKTKGRAKASA